The genomic interval AACACTAATATGAATACTTTATAATGGATTTTGTTATAGTTTAGACTTTGGCAAATTTATAAAATGTTCTAATAGTTTACCAAATCCATATCAAAGTTCAAACAATTTCTTATcctcaaattatttaaaatttctcaaaataaaattacaatagGTAATTTTATGACTTTCAATAAAGcattattttataatagtaatacaaaataaataaataagcttCTCAATTAAGACTCAAGAGCGTGCCTATATGTATGCGTATGTTTATATCATTTTCATTAGTGATTTTactctctctcctctctctctctctctctctcaagacCCCAAACAAATCAAATCATGTGGCCAAGTCAAAAAGATTTCAAAACCACTTTAATGTATAGTAGTTGGTCTACTTACCATtactattttcttctctttttataGACCCAAGAAGTAaggcataaataaattaaaagaaagaaacatCAACATGGTTGCATGGTTGATATAACTTTGGATTTTGGAGGGTAAATCTAAATGATTGCCTTTAACTCTAGATTTTGTGTGTAACATTTGGGCTCCATCCATCTATCATCTTAAAAAAGAGAATTGCCAGAAGAGACTCTTTAGTATCTTTTTcagtattatattattattagtgtaattaaacatcgagttttatataatttaaaaaaatagtttttaaagaATATATATTGCTAACTAATTGAAAGGTAGTATTTATAGAAAGTGTTAAAAGACCACTaatacttaataataataataataataatctttaCTTTAAGAAAAGGTAATTAAGAAATAAGAGTTGgcatttttagtttttagagATGGGAAATGGACCTTTGACCAAACTTGGTAGAAACAGATTAGTGGGTAAGGCTATATTGTTTTTTGCTataaaagaagagaaaagataTGTGGGGaagaaaaatatatcaaccATTGATGAATATGAGAGAAAAAGGTTATAAAATCTTTGGAAAATATTCTTGTAATAAAGTGGGTTAATTAGTTGGATAGCCTaacttgtttttgtttttgtgtgaCAGCTTTGATAATTTTAATGGTCGGATTTATTACGTGTTGGAATACTAAATTTTGGCTTGATTTTGGTGCGTTTCttaatttaatgtttttatattattttatgctCTAAACAAACCACAACAGCACTACACCctaaaagagaagaaattcgaaaatatataaataatcacAAAAAAGGGTAAAGTTGGTGTGTAGTAGAAGCATTAcagtaaattaatattattatttttatttttagatgatttttaaaataattaagaatAATGGAATCTCATCCCTACCCCACATTATGAGGTGGGAgttcactttttattttatttttatagaaatttcactttttatttatctattcatatttttctcttaaaaagTAATTTATCTATTCCTTTTGTTTGgccataatatatatttttttaaaaaactatttataatatctgcttcaaaaatatacatatataaatatctgTCATTTATTAATATTCTTCCTTAGATTTTTCAAAGCTTTCCTTTTCAATGTATATCAAAATCAACAATATGTATGTAAAATTTAGGGAATTTTTGTGTTAAGATACTGTCGTCAGTAATGacattaatttagattttttttatgacgtttattataatcatagcAAATCTCTtgtaaatttagaaaaaaataacaataattacaACGCTAATATTAATTACAGCTCAAAAATTATGTTGCATGCATAAATATTTGAACGTGTTTTGAATTCTAATTTCGACATCATTAactatttaaactttataaaaatTTGCAAAATACTCATTATAATCAATTTACGtacctaaaataatatcaatacCAGTACGAAAAATAACCTTCGACTCTcatatttgaaatttgaatatttttttatgacactTTCACCAAAAAAGGGAATATATTAGAATATTAGAATTTTGGGAAAATATAgcattatttttagtatttattacttaaattaaaGTATGTGAAACAAAAGAAATATGTAGTCTAGTTAGACTAAGACTTTGCTTGTCTTCCATCGTTTTCATGAAATCAGACTAAtatcatatttgaaaaatacatatagttgaCTTACAATGCCCCCATATTTCGAAACAAAACAGTAATAGAAAACGagggcaatttagtcatttTAAATAGAGTATAATTatagggaaattttatttacaccccaaaattttctaaaggcaccccattttaataatttttattttatataaaatttatatctttaattgtactaaatttttttaactttttttttccaattcatattcttaaaaaatatacctatcaaataaaaataaattatattttaaatattatgaggaaaaaattaaaataaaaaattatatgaaattttcttagaaaaaattaaaaaaaaatatacatgagttagaaaaaattatgaaaataaaatcaaaataagtattgaaattaacataaaataatgtgagaaaaaaattttaaaaaaatattaagagtaatttttaaaaattatttaagtttatattttttttaataatggggtgTACTTATCATTTTGTGGGGTGTAAATAGAACTCCCCTAGTTATAATACTGCATAACAGAGAAACTTGTTTGTCTTGTAGTATATTGGCCTTGAAAATCTAGCAACGGTCCCCTAAAGCAACGGtgttaaataacaataaaacaaACAGCTAAGAAATTatgaaagaagagagagaacaAACAAACAAGGCATGCTCTGTTTGATTGCTGAGAAAGTTTTCTTTCAAGAATGATAGAAAATATTTGGAGTGAGTGTTGTAATCTATTGTATTCATTTTTGTATAGCTTAGCTTAGCTTAAGACTTTATAGACTTTACTTACTTTACAAAATTGGTAAgtagaaaaacaaaaacataaccCATGAGCCATCAATCTCTTTAAATTActaatctttattattattgctttttttttttttaaggggtGGGAGCCTTGTGTGggttttcctttcttttcttttttcttttcactttgtaaaattaaagtTAAGGGCACTAGTGCTAATTATTCCTTCTCTGCATTTTTCTGTTTACTGGTTCCCCTGATGCTTGACACCAGAGTTCACACTCAATCATTTTTGGGCACTCGTGGCCTTAAAATTTACTAGATAAAAAGATGGGGTTTTCAAGAGATGGAAATGGGAAGTAGGGGGTAGTAACTCAGTTGTCGGCAAgttctcttctttctcttcttttttagcTGTTTTTGGTTTTGGATTATTTGGGTTGTGTAGTGTTAATAGTAAagacccaattttttttttcttttttctttttaactctTTGTTAATTGGTTTTTGTTTGTCTCTGAGTTTATCTCTAGTTTAGATTGATGGAATAGTATCTTTTGTTTGTGCTTTTTGCATTGCTTTTTCAGTTGAAGCAAAGTTGATATTTTTAGCTGGTATAATATGAGTTGTTGTGGGCAGTTCTTGTTTTAAAGGATTGAACTTTTTGAGTTTATGGTACACAGGATCAGTCTCAAAAGCACACTTAGTTTTTCCCTTTGTTATTTCATTAAGGATATATAATAAGATTGGTGGAAGGTGAGGTTCAGCTTTAGTTGCAGCTTTGCCCTAAATTTTCTTATTCTTATTCTAATTCTTCTTCTGTTATACCTAGAGAGAAGAGAAGTTTAGTATTCTCAAAAGGGTCAGACTGGTTTTCTTTTATTGTTCTAAATGTTGGATCTTGTTTGAAGAAAGTTATAGCCTTTAGTTAAAAAAATGGCTGAAATTAGGCTTACAAGGGTAGAACAAGGTCATACTAAGATTAGAAATGTCCCAATTGCAGTAACCCCAGAAGGTTTCTGGTGTTGCCCTTCTCCTGTTGTGTTTCAAAAGACTATCAAAACTCAAAATACCTTAAACAAACCCAAACCCTCTTCACCTCCTCACAAGATCAATCCCCATAGAAAACAAAACCCAATGTCTGAAAGAAAAATACCCTTTACACCATCAAGGTCAGCAGCTATTTCTGATGGTCAAAGAATTCTCAACCCTGAGATAGTAACTGAGGGACCTGTTCTTACTTCATCTGTTGTTACAGAGAGACCCCCTAAACCAAAAGTTGATACTTTGCCAAGGAAGGTAGCTATTGAGTTTGGTGAGGCTGGAACTAGTGATATGAAGGTGGTTTTATTGGGAAAGCAAGGATTTTGTGTGAAGTTGAGTGTTCACAAAAATGTTCTTGTGGAGTTTAGTACTTTCTTTGCTGATAAACTCAATGAAGAACAATCCAGTTTGTCAAGTCTTGAGATTAATGATTGTGAAGATATTGAAATCTATGTTGAGACTGTTGGGCTGATGTATTGTAAAGAAATGAAGCAACGGTTGATCAAGCAAAGTGTCTCTCGTGTACTTCGTATTCTCAAGGTATAATCAATTTCATTGTTATTTTTCAGTActctaattttgttaatatcttGCTAGAAATCTTATAAGAAGTTTAATGAACTAATTCAACATTACAAATGTCTGAATTGCTTGAACTTATATTATATGGATCATTATTTACTATGTAAGGCATTGTTGGTCATAgataattatgttgctattagTCATCATCAAGTGCAGAATATGTTACTATTTGATATTTGTACCAATCAAGTTTTCTTTGCAATGCTTTATAGTCATTAGGTGACTTATAATTGAAGCAAAATTGTATGACCACCTTACTTTACTCTTCTATTAGCCTTGTCACAACTGATTGGTATTCATTGGTGATGATTCCacttttctttttggttttctttaTGATTATTACTAACCATCATTGCTTGCTCACTCAATGAAATTGAATATTTCAACTACATTTTTCTTTATCCCGGGTTAAGCTTTGTCGATTAGATTAGTATGTTAATACAACCGATCTAACCCGAGATGCAATAATTTCAGGTTGCAGAACAACTTGGGTTCAACTCATGCATCCATTCATGTTTAGAGTACTTAGAAGCAGTGCCATGGGttggggaagaagaagaagagaaagttGTCTCGTCGGTTCTAAGACTCCAAGGTGAGGGTATAGGGGTATCCCCAGTGTTGAAAAGAGTCTCTTCTGAAATTTCAAAGCCCTCAAAAGACACACTTGTTCAAATCATTGAACTTGTTCTCAAAAGCAACGATGAGAGAAGCCGGCGTGAAATGAAGTCTGTAGTCCTGAAACTCCTCAAGGAAAATAGTGGGCTCCCAAGCTATGCAGGCTCTGCTGACATTTGCAATGAAACAATTTATGGTTCATGCCAAAGTTGCTTTGATTCACTACTGTCTCTGTTCAAGCAGGCTGCAGACCCCGAGTTTTCTGATAAGCAAATGGAAACTAGAGAACCCGTGGTGAAGCAAATAGCTTTAGAATCTGATAATCTGTCATGGTTACTTGAGATCTTAGCCGATAGGCAAGCAGCAGATGAATTTGCAGTAATATGGGCAAGTCAGCAAGAATTGGCAACCTTACACGAAAAGCTCCCTATTGTGTCTCGCTACCATGCCAGCTGCATTACAGCGAGACTATTTGTTGGCATTGGAAGAGGAGAGCTACTACCATCAAAAGATACTCGCCAATTGTTGTTGCAGACATGGTTGCAGCCGTTGATCAACGACTACAGCTGGTTGCAACACGGGTGCAGGTCATTTGATCGGAAGGTTGTGGAAGAAGGAATTGGTAGGACAATCTTGACTTTACCATTAGAGGAACAGCAAAGTATTATGCTTTCATGGTTAAGTAGTTTCCTTAAAGCTGGTGATAACTGTCCTAATCTTCAAAGGGCCTTCGAAGTTTGGTGGCGAAGGACATTCGTTAGACCCTATGTCGAAACACAAGATAGTAGTAACTCGTTTCAAACAGATAACTAAAAGAAGTTAATCTAAATGAGTTTGAGAGTGATGAAATAATTATGTTTTGTAAATCTAATGTTGGCTGGCTACTCAAATTATCAGGGTGAAAAGGacatattatacatatatggtGGCTTGAGTTGAAGATAAAACACTCTTGTGTCCATTGGGAAAAAGCTCATTTGGGTTGATTGAtttgatttgttggtttatGTAAAATTAGTGAAAAAGAGTAATCTTTATGGTTTTGTTTTCTCATTGGGTATGAATGTGTCATTGtggataatatatataaatgcttTGGATAATGTATTTGTGTACTTATCTATACTTATGACTATATCAGGAGTCTATTATGTTCTGcaaatattacatttttcaTTTGGAAACATGATGAACAAGAAGAAAGTAGCAAAATTGGGCTTGAAGCTTTCCTAAAAGCCATTATTTCATCATTGGAATTTAGATTTTTAGAGGGGAAAGAAATAAAGGAGAGGATTAATAAATCTTACAGCATTTATCCCACAATATATAtcttctaaaaataaaaataaattaatgagtTATGAAATATCAAGAAAAATTTGTTTCATAGAATTTGAGTTCCAAACAAAATCTAAtctaaatattgaatgtttatGTGATGAagatattttaattagtttactTTTGGAATAATGATATTTTTGGGCAATTTATTTTACATATCACTTTATATATGTGTAACAAAATATGCACAAAACAACATTTTTCAATCAAGAGCACTTAATTTAGCTCAGTGAAGGTGagagatgtttttttttt from Cannabis sativa cultivar Pink pepper isolate KNU-18-1 chromosome 4, ASM2916894v1, whole genome shotgun sequence carries:
- the LOC115712668 gene encoding BTB/POZ domain-containing protein At3g50780; the encoded protein is MAEIRLTRVEQGHTKIRNVPIAVTPEGFWCCPSPVVFQKTIKTQNTLNKPKPSSPPHKINPHRKQNPMSERKIPFTPSRSAAISDGQRILNPEIVTEGPVLTSSVVTERPPKPKVDTLPRKVAIEFGEAGTSDMKVVLLGKQGFCVKLSVHKNVLVEFSTFFADKLNEEQSSLSSLEINDCEDIEIYVETVGLMYCKEMKQRLIKQSVSRVLRILKVAEQLGFNSCIHSCLEYLEAVPWVGEEEEEKVVSSVLRLQGEGIGVSPVLKRVSSEISKPSKDTLVQIIELVLKSNDERSRREMKSVVLKLLKENSGLPSYAGSADICNETIYGSCQSCFDSLLSLFKQAADPEFSDKQMETREPVVKQIALESDNLSWLLEILADRQAADEFAVIWASQQELATLHEKLPIVSRYHASCITARLFVGIGRGELLPSKDTRQLLLQTWLQPLINDYSWLQHGCRSFDRKVVEEGIGRTILTLPLEEQQSIMLSWLSSFLKAGDNCPNLQRAFEVWWRRTFVRPYVETQDSSNSFQTDN